In the genome of Gemmatimonadaceae bacterium, one region contains:
- a CDS encoding pyridoxine 5'-phosphate synthase, which produces MRSTDEAGRGRSPQRLYINIDHVATLRQARRGVEPDPFAAALLCEDAGADGITAHLREDRRHIQDGDIERLRAGIRTVLNLEMACTDEMLAIAERLRPHQATLVPEKREEITTEGGLDVSRDADRLRAGIARLNAAGIRTSLFVDPDPEAMRRSRQLGAAAVELHTGTYANHPGNPAPLRALIAAAELGASLGLAVHAGHGLTVANVGPVAGIPAVEELNIGHSIVSRAVFVGLAHAVREMRQVMDSAGRSS; this is translated from the coding sequence ATGCGTTCAACTGACGAGGCCGGCCGCGGCCGGTCACCGCAGCGCCTGTACATCAACATCGACCACGTGGCCACGCTGCGACAGGCGCGGCGCGGGGTCGAGCCCGATCCGTTCGCCGCCGCCCTCCTCTGCGAGGACGCCGGCGCCGACGGCATCACGGCGCACCTGCGCGAGGACCGGCGCCACATCCAGGACGGCGACATCGAGCGCCTGCGCGCCGGCATCCGCACGGTACTCAATCTCGAGATGGCGTGCACCGACGAGATGCTCGCCATCGCCGAGCGGCTGCGTCCGCACCAGGCCACGCTGGTGCCCGAGAAGCGCGAAGAAATCACAACGGAAGGCGGGCTCGACGTGAGCCGCGACGCCGATCGGCTGCGCGCCGGCATCGCGCGGCTCAACGCCGCGGGCATCCGCACCAGCCTGTTCGTGGATCCCGACCCCGAGGCCATGCGCCGGTCGCGCCAGCTGGGCGCCGCGGCCGTGGAGCTGCACACGGGCACCTACGCCAACCACCCCGGCAATCCGGCGCCCCTGCGCGCGCTGATCGCGGCCGCCGAACTGGGCGCCTCGCTCGGGCTCGCCGTGCATGCCGGCCACGGACTCACCGTGGCCAATGTGGGCCCGGTGGCGGGGATCCCTGCGGTGGAGGAACTCAACATCGGGCATTCCATCGTGAGCCGCGCCGTGTTCGTGGGGCTCGCCCACGCCGTACGCG
- the mce gene encoding methylmalonyl-CoA epimerase: MSASPPRGTRIAHIGIAVHALDAILPIYRDILGMPEVPLDDADGARIAGVAAGDSLVELLQAESADSPIGKFLAKRGPGIHHICFAVDDLEGTLARCRAAGLRLIDEVPRVGAEGKRIAFLHPASTGGVLVELSEH; encoded by the coding sequence ATGTCCGCATCACCGCCACGCGGCACCCGCATCGCCCACATCGGGATCGCCGTGCACGCGCTCGACGCGATCCTTCCAATCTATCGCGATATCCTCGGCATGCCCGAGGTGCCGTTGGACGACGCCGACGGCGCCCGGATTGCCGGCGTCGCGGCCGGCGATTCGCTGGTGGAACTGCTCCAGGCCGAGTCGGCGGATTCGCCGATCGGGAAGTTCCTGGCCAAGCGCGGTCCGGGGATCCACCACATCTGCTTTGCCGTGGACGACCTGGAGGGCACGCTGGCCCGCTGCCGCGCCGCCGGCCTCCGCCTGATCGATGAAGTGCCCCGCGTGGGGGCCGAAGGCAAACGCATCGCCTTCCTGCATCCCGCTTCCACGGGCGGCGTTCTGGTGGAATTGAGCGAGCACTGA
- the trxA gene encoding thioredoxin → MSNTTLVTDATFEQEVEKHDGLTIVDFWATWCGPCRMIAPVLDQLATEYAGKVRVAKLDVDTNIKTATRYNVRSIPLLLFFKDGKVVDQIVGAVPRANIESKLKQHAA, encoded by the coding sequence ATGTCGAACACGACGCTGGTGACGGACGCGACCTTCGAGCAGGAAGTGGAGAAGCACGATGGGTTGACGATTGTGGATTTCTGGGCCACCTGGTGTGGCCCCTGTCGGATGATCGCGCCGGTGCTGGATCAGTTGGCCACGGAGTACGCGGGCAAGGTGCGGGTGGCCAAGCTCGACGTGGATACCAACATCAAGACCGCCACGCGCTACAATGTGCGGTCCATTCCCCTGCTCCTGTTCTTCAAGGATGGGAAGGTGGTGGATCAGATCGTGGGCGCGGTGCCGCGGGCCAACATCGAATCCAAGCTCAAGCAGCACGCGGCGTAG
- the rsmI gene encoding 16S rRNA (cytidine(1402)-2'-O)-methyltransferase: protein MTQAGGGGDGTAPGRLFVVSTPIGNMGDFSFRGVETLRQVSVVYAEDTRHSRHLLDRYDLTTPLVAYHEHNEAKLTPRIVERLLGGESVALVSDAGTPLLSDPGARLVQAAIAAGVPVVPVPGASALLAALVTAGLPAEPFTFFGFLPRGGAERAQRLVAVAQSPFTTVLYEAPGRVVDTLSAVAERAGADRPAAVARELTKLYEDVRRGTLAELVAYYAETPPKGEVVIVIAGAPAPVLDESALRERARELRGQGYSVRDTATELAREFDAARNLAYRVARDAE from the coding sequence GTGACGCAGGCCGGCGGCGGGGGAGACGGCACCGCGCCGGGCCGTCTCTTCGTGGTCAGCACCCCCATCGGCAACATGGGGGATTTTTCTTTTCGGGGGGTGGAGACGCTCCGCCAGGTGTCCGTGGTGTACGCCGAGGACACGCGGCATTCGCGGCACCTGCTCGACCGCTACGACCTCACCACGCCGCTCGTGGCGTACCACGAACACAACGAGGCCAAGCTCACGCCGCGCATCGTCGAGCGGCTGCTGGGCGGCGAGAGCGTGGCGTTGGTGAGCGATGCCGGCACGCCGCTGCTGTCGGATCCCGGGGCGCGGCTGGTGCAGGCGGCGATCGCGGCGGGCGTTCCCGTGGTGCCGGTGCCCGGCGCGTCGGCGTTGCTCGCGGCGCTCGTCACGGCGGGGCTGCCCGCCGAGCCGTTCACGTTCTTCGGCTTCCTGCCGCGGGGCGGCGCGGAGCGAGCCCAGCGGCTGGTGGCGGTGGCGCAGTCGCCGTTCACGACGGTGCTGTACGAAGCGCCCGGGCGCGTGGTGGACACGCTGTCGGCCGTGGCCGAGCGGGCCGGCGCCGACCGCCCGGCGGCGGTGGCGCGCGAGCTCACCAAGCTCTACGAGGACGTGCGGCGGGGAACGCTGGCCGAGTTGGTGGCGTACTATGCGGAGACGCCGCCCAAGGGGGAGGTCGTGATCGTCATCGCCGGGGCCCCGGCGCCGGTGCTCGATGAGTCGGCACTGCGCGAGCGCGCCCGCGAGCTGCGGGGGCAGGGCTACTCCGTGCGCGACACGGCCACCGAGTTGGCGCGCGAATTCGACGCCGCGCGGAACCTGGCCTATCGCGTGGCCCGGGACGCCGAGTGA
- a CDS encoding DUF4159 domain-containing protein, giving the protein MRRWVRGALAAAVLLPLTGARRAPAATVWATAEAPRLTIARLQYEGGGDWYANPSSLPNLLAAIRERTSLHVARTEARVTLMDDKLFDYPFIHVTGHGNIHFSDAEIVRLREYLERGGFLHVDDNYGLDPYFRREIKRVFPDIPLVDVPLSHPIYHIVYDFPKGLPKIHVHDGLPARGFGIFLNGRLAVYYSFSSDLGNGWEDPDVYHDPPALHEAALRMGVNLFVYAVTSRPLP; this is encoded by the coding sequence GTGAGACGCTGGGTGCGCGGGGCGCTCGCCGCCGCGGTGCTCCTGCCGCTCACCGGCGCGCGCCGCGCGCCGGCGGCCACGGTGTGGGCCACGGCGGAGGCTCCGCGCCTGACCATCGCCCGCCTCCAGTACGAGGGCGGCGGCGACTGGTACGCCAATCCGTCGAGCCTGCCCAATCTGCTCGCCGCCATCCGGGAGCGCACCTCGCTCCACGTGGCGCGCACCGAAGCCCGCGTGACGCTGATGGACGACAAGCTGTTCGACTATCCGTTCATCCACGTCACGGGGCACGGCAACATCCATTTCAGCGACGCCGAGATCGTGCGGCTGCGCGAGTATCTGGAGCGCGGCGGCTTCCTGCACGTGGACGACAACTACGGGCTCGATCCCTACTTCCGCCGCGAGATCAAGCGCGTCTTTCCCGACATCCCGCTGGTGGACGTGCCGCTGTCGCACCCCATCTACCACATCGTATACGACTTTCCTAAAGGCCTGCCCAAGATCCACGTGCACGACGGGCTGCCGGCGCGCGGATTCGGCATCTTCCTCAACGGCCGGCTTGCCGTGTACTACTCGTTCTCCAGCGACCTCGGCAACGGCTGGGAGGACCCCGACGTGTATCACGATCCGCCGGCGCTGCACGAGGCGGCGCTGCGCATGGGCGTGAACCTGTTCGTGTACGCGGTGACCAGCCGGCCGCTGCCGTGA